A part of Thermotoga petrophila RKU-1 genomic DNA contains:
- the glmM gene encoding phosphoglucosamine mutase, protein MRVKYFGTDGIRGVFGETLTDELAFKVGKALGEIVGEGRVIVGKDTRVSGDSLEAAISAGLTSMGVDVLLCGVLPTPAVALLTRITRSFGVVISASHNPPEYNGIKVLKGGYKIPDEMEVKIEEKIESGYFPVRSVVGRTKSFREGRDMYIGAVLEIFRDLDLTGEMVSLDLANGATTTTAKEVFEFLGAKVEVFNDSQDGLLINQGCGATHPRFLAEEMKNGKVGFTFDGDGDRVIAVDEERNVVNGDRIIGILAVGLKEEGRLNSDTVVGTVMTNGGLEDFLKERGIKLLRTKVGDKYVLEKMIESGANLGGERSGHIIILDRSTTGDGLITALELMRVLRRSGRNLSDFAKEIPDYPQITKNVRRTERMSLENENLRKIVEESTSRGYRVVIRPSGTEPVVRITVEGKDREEIEKIVEEISRVLES, encoded by the coding sequence ATGAGGGTGAAATACTTTGGAACCGACGGGATAAGGGGAGTCTTTGGTGAAACGCTCACGGACGAGCTGGCCTTCAAGGTGGGCAAAGCGCTGGGAGAGATTGTCGGAGAAGGAAGAGTCATTGTGGGAAAGGACACGAGAGTTTCGGGGGATTCGCTCGAGGCGGCTATTTCCGCTGGCCTCACGTCTATGGGGGTGGACGTCCTTCTGTGCGGCGTCCTTCCGACGCCCGCGGTGGCTCTCCTCACGAGGATCACCAGGTCGTTCGGTGTTGTCATTTCGGCTTCTCACAATCCTCCAGAATACAACGGTATAAAGGTGTTGAAAGGTGGATACAAGATACCAGATGAGATGGAAGTGAAAATAGAAGAAAAAATAGAAAGCGGCTATTTTCCAGTTCGCTCGGTTGTCGGCAGGACAAAATCGTTCAGAGAAGGAAGAGACATGTACATCGGAGCGGTTCTTGAAATATTCAGGGATCTCGATCTCACGGGTGAGATGGTATCCCTTGACCTTGCGAACGGTGCCACCACGACAACGGCCAAAGAGGTTTTTGAATTCCTTGGAGCGAAGGTAGAGGTGTTCAATGACTCCCAGGACGGACTTCTCATAAATCAAGGGTGTGGCGCCACTCATCCCAGGTTTTTGGCTGAAGAGATGAAGAACGGGAAGGTAGGATTCACCTTCGATGGTGATGGAGACCGTGTGATAGCTGTAGACGAAGAAAGAAACGTTGTGAACGGAGATAGGATCATAGGAATCCTCGCAGTTGGGTTGAAAGAAGAGGGGCGTCTAAACAGCGATACCGTGGTGGGTACCGTTATGACGAATGGAGGTCTCGAAGATTTTCTCAAAGAAAGAGGAATAAAGCTTCTTCGAACGAAGGTTGGAGACAAATACGTCCTTGAGAAGATGATCGAAAGTGGAGCGAATTTGGGAGGAGAGAGATCCGGTCACATAATAATCCTCGACAGAAGCACTACGGGAGATGGTTTGATAACCGCTTTGGAGCTGATGAGAGTTCTCAGGCGATCAGGAAGAAATCTTTCTGATTTTGCGAAGGAGATACCAGATTATCCGCAGATCACAAAGAACGTAAGGAGAACGGAGCGAATGTCTCTCGAAAATGAGAATCTGAGAAAGATCGTTGAAGAGAGCACTTCCAGGGGCTACCGTGTGGTGATAAGACCGTCCGGTACAGAGCCCGTTGTAAGAATCACGGTTGAAGGGAAAGACAGAGAGGAGATAGAAAAGATCGTGGAGGAGATTTCAAGGGTTCTCGAGAGTTGA
- the tsaA gene encoding tRNA (N6-threonylcarbamoyladenosine(37)-N6)-methyltransferase TrmO has product MFLLKQIGVIRSPFKSPSECPFQGRFSQERFTIELFPEYEEGLKDIETCTHLIVLYWLDRANRDRLIAIPPFDKREHGVFATRSPHRPNPIGFSVVKLLEVRGRELVVEGLDAVDGTPVVDIKPYSSKIDCVENARIGWFEEV; this is encoded by the coding sequence ATGTTTCTGTTGAAACAGATTGGTGTGATTAGATCTCCTTTCAAAAGTCCTTCCGAATGCCCTTTCCAAGGGAGATTTTCTCAGGAAAGATTTACGATTGAACTCTTTCCTGAATACGAAGAAGGGTTGAAGGACATCGAAACGTGTACACATCTGATCGTTCTTTACTGGCTTGACAGAGCGAACAGAGACAGATTGATCGCCATTCCACCGTTTGACAAACGTGAGCATGGTGTCTTCGCGACGCGCTCTCCCCACAGACCGAATCCCATCGGTTTTTCTGTTGTGAAACTTTTAGAAGTGAGAGGTAGGGAGCTGGTTGTGGAGGGACTGGACGCTGTTGATGGAACCCCCGTCGTCGATATCAAACCGTATTCTTCGAAAATAGACTGCGTAGAGAACGCCAGAATTGGATGGTTCGAGGAGGTGTAG
- a CDS encoding ATP-binding protein, translating into MKYTPSGRVALKIEKKNDKINLRVSDTGPGLKEQNGFGLFTVKKLVNYLNGSMEVIKKDGTTFIITLPLRRDKNDSTDRRG; encoded by the coding sequence GTGAAGTACACTCCCTCCGGAAGAGTGGCTCTCAAAATAGAAAAGAAAAATGATAAAATCAACTTGCGTGTTTCCGACACAGGACCGGGGCTGAAAGAACAGAACGGATTTGGACTATTCACAGTGAAGAAACTGGTGAACTATCTGAACGGTTCGATGGAGGTCATAAAAAAGGATGGTACCACATTCATAATAACCCTTCCCCTCAGGAGGGATAAAAATGACAGTACTGATCGTAGAGGATGA
- a CDS encoding stage V sporulation protein S, whose product MEVLKVASNSNPNKVAGALAGVIREKGKAELQAIGAGAVNQAVKAIAIARGYLAPSGINLVCVPAFAEVQINGETRTAIKFIVFPKD is encoded by the coding sequence ATGGAAGTACTCAAAGTTGCTTCTAATTCCAACCCCAACAAAGTCGCAGGAGCTCTCGCAGGAGTTATCAGAGAAAAGGGGAAGGCCGAACTTCAGGCAATTGGCGCGGGTGCTGTTAACCAGGCCGTGAAAGCTATAGCCATCGCAAGAGGTTATCTTGCTCCAAGTGGGATCAACCTTGTTTGCGTTCCCGCCTTTGCAGAAGTTCAGATCAACGGAGAAACCAGAACGGCAATCAAGTTCATTGTCTTCCCAAAAGATTGA
- a CDS encoding iron ABC transporter substrate-binding protein, with protein sequence MKFKVFISVFLILSIVLFSEGIVIKDLLGREVEVPSNVNRIVAVGPGALRLIAYLKATDMVVGVEDFEKLRPYGRPYIVAYPELKELPSVGPGGPGKLPNLESLITLQPDVVFITYVDRKTAQDIQEKTGIPVVVLSYGDLGTFEDEDLFRSLELAGKILGREERAHEVVDFIKKAQEDLSTRSEAVESPTVYVGGIGYKGVHGIDSTEAKYPPFVVLHARNVVHGLGEGHKFIDPEKLLVWDPEYIFIDENGLSLVLDDYSKHREFYESLNAVKRGKVYGILPYNYYTTNIGTALANAYFIGKVLYPERFADIDPEEKADEIYEFLLGKRVYEEMAEQFGGFGKIDLSSGKILRGTW encoded by the coding sequence ATGAAATTCAAGGTTTTCATCTCTGTTTTTCTGATTCTCTCGATCGTGTTGTTTTCGGAAGGAATTGTGATAAAGGATCTTCTTGGAAGAGAAGTAGAAGTTCCTTCGAACGTGAATCGAATCGTGGCGGTGGGTCCCGGGGCGCTCAGGTTGATTGCGTATTTGAAAGCCACCGATATGGTTGTCGGTGTGGAAGACTTTGAGAAACTCAGACCTTACGGGAGGCCTTACATAGTTGCGTATCCGGAGCTCAAGGAACTTCCGAGTGTTGGCCCTGGAGGACCAGGAAAGCTTCCAAATCTGGAGTCTTTGATAACTCTGCAACCCGACGTTGTCTTTATAACGTACGTTGACAGAAAGACGGCGCAGGACATACAGGAGAAAACGGGGATTCCCGTTGTCGTACTCAGTTACGGAGATCTCGGGACATTTGAAGACGAGGATCTCTTCAGATCGCTCGAACTGGCGGGAAAGATTCTTGGAAGAGAAGAAAGAGCCCATGAAGTGGTTGATTTCATAAAGAAAGCGCAGGAGGATCTCTCGACTCGATCTGAGGCTGTCGAAAGTCCTACTGTCTACGTTGGTGGAATCGGATACAAAGGAGTTCATGGAATCGATAGCACGGAGGCGAAGTATCCTCCTTTCGTGGTCCTACACGCGAGGAACGTTGTGCACGGGTTGGGAGAAGGACACAAATTCATAGATCCTGAGAAGCTACTCGTTTGGGATCCAGAGTACATTTTCATCGATGAAAACGGTTTGAGCCTCGTACTGGACGATTATTCGAAACACAGAGAGTTCTATGAGAGTTTAAACGCTGTTAAAAGAGGGAAAGTCTACGGCATTCTCCCTTACAATTACTACACCACCAACATCGGAACGGCTCTGGCCAATGCGTACTTCATCGGAAAAGTCCTCTATCCCGAACGTTTTGCCGATATCGATCCGGAGGAAAAGGCGGATGAAATTTATGAATTCCTTCTCGGAAAAAGGGTTTACGAGGAGATGGCTGAGCAATTTGGAGGATTTGGAAAGATAGATCTTTCTTCAGGAAAGATCCTCCGTGGAACATGGTGA
- a CDS encoding carbon-nitrogen hydrolase family protein, translated as MLPAIGDFEGNLERIEQFIEMAVSEGAEVVVFPELTISGYTWDEAILKRGALFFSEVAKKKLLKLSREGQILIAVGTPRIVLGKLRNSLVIFKKKKELLFYDKTHLFRGEKNVFEPGEYFLVFSYRGVVFGTLICYEIGFPEISRILTFKGSKVILSAFAFGKARGHTYDVATRSRAVENGVFLVASSMCGEGFVEFVGRTRIVGPNGKVMNEIESGEGLICENLDPDAVYHYRYSEEGDSHAYLRNYMSHLYTLQKGRL; from the coding sequence ATGTTACCAGCGATCGGTGACTTCGAAGGAAATCTGGAGAGAATAGAACAGTTCATAGAGATGGCTGTTTCGGAAGGAGCCGAAGTCGTTGTCTTTCCGGAGCTCACAATCAGTGGGTACACCTGGGACGAGGCGATTCTGAAAAGGGGAGCCTTGTTTTTTTCAGAAGTCGCAAAGAAAAAGCTCTTGAAGCTTTCAAGGGAAGGACAGATACTGATAGCTGTTGGTACACCAAGGATCGTTCTGGGAAAGCTCAGAAACTCGCTTGTGATTTTCAAGAAGAAAAAGGAATTGCTTTTCTACGATAAAACACATCTCTTTCGTGGAGAGAAAAACGTCTTTGAACCTGGGGAGTATTTTCTTGTGTTTTCTTACAGAGGGGTAGTTTTTGGCACGTTGATCTGTTATGAGATCGGCTTCCCTGAAATATCACGTATTTTAACATTCAAAGGGAGTAAAGTGATTCTCTCAGCCTTTGCTTTTGGGAAGGCTCGGGGGCACACGTACGATGTTGCCACGAGATCCAGGGCAGTTGAGAACGGAGTTTTCCTTGTGGCATCCTCCATGTGCGGCGAAGGTTTTGTGGAATTCGTCGGAAGAACGAGGATAGTGGGTCCAAACGGAAAGGTTATGAACGAGATAGAGAGCGGTGAGGGTTTGATATGTGAAAACCTGGATCCGGATGCTGTTTATCATTACAGATACAGCGAAGAAGGAGATTCTCACGCATACCTTAGAAACTACATGTCTCATCTTTACACGCTTCAAAAAGGGAGGTTATGA
- a CDS encoding FecCD family ABC transporter permease, which yields MVIYRNYVARRIFTILLLSFLLVLVGIYSLSHGGYSLSFKDIIGAFLGKGDRKAQLVIWSVRFPRVVAGILVGASLAVSGAVMQGVLKNPLASPFTTGTSHGAMFGASLAIALGAGYSESTGSVTLNNPYTIALFAFLGAMSSSLVIFLMGKLKEITPEAMVLMGVAMGSLFTAATALIQYFADDLELATMVYWSFGDLGRTTWRENIILLVVFLTVFAYFLWKAWDINAMVVGDEIAKSTGIEVEKVRLILVVLSTLLTAISVAFVGIIGFIGLLAPHMMRIFFGEDYRFLIPLSALCGSVLLLSADTVARVLLSPTVLPVGIVTSFLGAPLFIYLLLQSKER from the coding sequence ATGGTGATTTACAGAAATTACGTTGCGAGAAGAATTTTCACGATTCTACTTTTATCGTTTTTGCTGGTGCTTGTAGGGATCTATTCTCTATCACATGGCGGCTATTCTCTGTCGTTCAAAGATATTATCGGCGCATTTCTGGGGAAGGGTGACAGGAAAGCACAACTTGTGATCTGGAGCGTCAGATTTCCAAGGGTGGTCGCTGGTATCCTCGTTGGTGCTTCCTTGGCAGTCTCCGGAGCTGTTATGCAGGGAGTTTTGAAGAATCCTCTTGCCAGTCCCTTTACAACGGGTACATCTCATGGTGCTATGTTCGGCGCTTCCTTAGCCATCGCACTGGGAGCGGGGTATTCTGAGAGTACTGGTAGTGTCACACTGAACAATCCCTACACTATTGCTCTCTTCGCTTTTCTCGGGGCGATGAGTTCTTCTCTCGTCATTTTTTTGATGGGAAAACTAAAAGAAATCACTCCGGAAGCGATGGTGCTGATGGGCGTTGCCATGGGTTCTCTTTTCACGGCTGCCACCGCGTTGATCCAGTACTTTGCCGATGATCTGGAACTCGCCACGATGGTTTATTGGAGCTTTGGAGATCTTGGAAGGACAACCTGGAGAGAAAACATCATACTTCTGGTGGTCTTTTTGACGGTTTTCGCTTACTTCCTCTGGAAGGCGTGGGATATCAACGCGATGGTTGTGGGAGATGAAATCGCAAAGTCGACGGGGATTGAAGTGGAAAAAGTGAGATTGATTCTGGTAGTGCTTTCTACTTTGCTGACAGCTATCAGTGTGGCGTTCGTCGGTATAATCGGTTTCATAGGACTGCTGGCACCCCACATGATGAGAATCTTCTTTGGGGAAGATTACAGATTTTTGATTCCCCTCTCAGCGCTGTGTGGTAGTGTTTTGCTGTTATCGGCCGATACTGTGGCACGTGTTCTTCTCTCTCCTACAGTTCTTCCTGTGGGGATTGTGACTTCTTTTCTCGGGGCACCTCTTTTCATCTATCTGCTCCTTCAAAGTAAGGAAAGGTGA
- a CDS encoding sensor histidine kinase, translated as MYFFFPETTNVVVVSVLNFVALFLSFFTHYTSSRKDEDLNVLTFSCLLSSLFSLFFLRVFLMNPENAWMFLSSSKLILAEGSFLFLIGKKKNYFKWLVVLTFVILFAVSVLRFNLVFYFESVSLALFSLLLLIKKPQATLLSVSLFLYSISSIFFYFFRSAYPYHVTSGSIFLMWHFVKKYVETPKKEAEKLSKELGIPPERISSVVTNLYNFLIEVLRIIPEILREEDQNRVREIFNKYFSQELSSCFPELRDTFSNFVEEYVSFLEEKQKFQDMYVVLTKNLAHNLKNPVNAIYVSAQLLKRQFPETSPVVRNIEKLCHEMTEEIERILKASIGRNEVLRKDDLEKALEPLLEMARLKNLETDIEMEFDELEIDRDAFHWSRTCFRTR; from the coding sequence ATGTATTTTTTCTTTCCTGAAACGACAAACGTGGTGGTCGTTTCCGTTCTGAATTTTGTAGCGCTTTTTCTCTCGTTTTTCACACACTACACCAGCTCAAGAAAAGACGAGGATTTGAACGTCCTCACTTTTTCGTGTTTGCTTTCCTCTCTGTTTTCTCTCTTTTTTCTTCGAGTTTTCCTCATGAATCCAGAAAACGCGTGGATGTTTTTGAGTAGCTCCAAGCTGATCCTCGCTGAAGGTTCCTTTCTCTTCCTGATCGGGAAGAAAAAGAATTATTTCAAATGGCTCGTTGTTCTCACATTTGTTATTCTTTTCGCTGTATCAGTTTTGAGATTCAATCTGGTTTTCTACTTTGAAAGTGTTTCGCTCGCTCTTTTTTCACTCCTTCTCCTCATCAAAAAACCGCAGGCAACACTCCTTTCAGTGAGTTTGTTTCTTTATTCCATTTCCTCGATCTTCTTTTACTTTTTCAGAAGTGCATACCCCTATCATGTAACATCGGGCAGCATCTTTTTGATGTGGCATTTCGTGAAAAAGTACGTGGAGACACCCAAAAAAGAAGCGGAAAAGCTCTCAAAGGAACTCGGAATCCCTCCCGAACGAATCTCTTCTGTCGTCACGAACCTTTACAATTTTCTCATCGAAGTCCTGCGAATCATACCGGAAATTTTGCGTGAGGAAGATCAAAACAGAGTGAGAGAGATCTTCAACAAATATTTTTCGCAAGAATTGTCCTCTTGCTTTCCAGAGTTAAGAGACACTTTTTCAAACTTTGTTGAGGAGTACGTATCTTTCCTGGAAGAAAAACAAAAATTCCAGGACATGTACGTTGTACTCACCAAAAACCTCGCACACAATTTGAAAAACCCGGTGAATGCCATTTACGTGAGTGCTCAGCTCTTGAAACGACAGTTCCCGGAGACCTCGCCCGTGGTTAGAAACATAGAAAAACTCTGCCACGAGATGACAGAAGAGATAGAAAGGATTCTCAAAGCGTCGATAGGAAGAAACGAAGTTCTGAGAAAAGATGACCTGGAAAAAGCCCTGGAGCCGCTTCTGGAAATGGCTCGGCTCAAGAACCTCGAAACAGATATCGAAATGGAATTCGACGAACTCGAAATCGACAGAGATGCTTTCCACTGGTCACGAACCTGTTTTCGAACGCGGTGA
- a CDS encoding SRPBCC family protein: MKIPPTTAGVHIRAPLEKVWRVFVNENGWDGWFTDGMKMELKEGGKIFFRWFRKTFGEEVTDEGIIHRLEPPNLIEFSWNTYEDGFRSRVKMEFFPSSYNGTWIQIEDHTIVLSEEDMKIKLECAVGWGEMLTLAKIWIEYGISTLENP; this comes from the coding sequence ATGAAGATACCTCCAACAACGGCAGGCGTTCACATCAGAGCTCCTCTGGAGAAGGTGTGGAGGGTATTCGTTAACGAAAACGGCTGGGACGGCTGGTTCACTGATGGCATGAAGATGGAGCTGAAAGAAGGGGGAAAGATCTTCTTCAGGTGGTTCAGAAAAACGTTCGGGGAGGAAGTGACGGACGAAGGCATCATCCATAGGTTAGAACCTCCAAATCTCATAGAGTTCTCCTGGAACACATACGAAGATGGATTCAGATCCCGTGTCAAGATGGAGTTCTTTCCTTCCAGCTACAACGGTACCTGGATTCAGATAGAAGACCACACAATAGTCCTCAGCGAAGAGGACATGAAAATAAAGCTCGAATGCGCGGTCGGATGGGGAGAAATGTTGACCCTCGCGAAGATATGGATAGAATACGGGATATCAACTCTCGAGAACCCTTGA
- a CDS encoding ABC transporter ATP-binding protein, protein MLRIMNLSFSYRSKKVLDNVTFSARKGELIAILGPNGAGKSTLLKCVAGILKCQGVEIFGKPLEHYTRRDLARIIGYVPQRFDPGMLNVYNLILLGRKPYVSVSPSKRDIEVVNRVVERLNLQHLVFQRAKNLSGGELQKVNIARALVQEPEILLLDEPTNNLDPKNQIEIMEIVQDFVKSGKIALVVMHEINLALRFADRFIFMKDGKIVSDGERAILTPDLFWEVYGVNGVVREILDTPVFVLRGKESPGPRENTD, encoded by the coding sequence ATGCTTCGAATAATGAACCTCTCGTTCAGTTACAGAAGCAAAAAAGTTCTGGATAATGTCACTTTTAGCGCGCGGAAGGGAGAGCTCATCGCTATCTTGGGGCCAAACGGTGCGGGAAAGAGCACGTTGTTGAAGTGCGTAGCGGGTATCTTGAAGTGCCAGGGTGTAGAGATTTTTGGTAAACCTCTCGAGCACTACACCAGAAGAGATCTGGCTAGGATAATAGGGTACGTTCCACAGCGATTCGATCCCGGTATGTTGAACGTTTACAATCTGATCCTTCTCGGAAGAAAGCCATACGTAAGCGTCAGCCCTTCAAAGAGGGATATCGAAGTTGTAAACAGAGTGGTTGAACGATTGAATCTCCAACATCTGGTGTTTCAGAGAGCGAAGAATTTGAGCGGTGGTGAGCTTCAAAAAGTGAATATTGCCAGGGCACTCGTTCAGGAGCCGGAGATCCTTTTACTGGATGAGCCGACGAACAACCTCGATCCAAAAAATCAGATCGAGATCATGGAGATAGTTCAAGATTTCGTGAAATCAGGAAAGATTGCACTAGTCGTGATGCATGAGATAAACCTGGCTCTGCGATTTGCTGATAGGTTCATTTTCATGAAAGATGGAAAGATCGTAAGCGACGGTGAAAGAGCGATTTTGACACCTGATCTGTTCTGGGAAGTGTACGGGGTGAACGGAGTTGTGAGGGAGATTCTCGACACACCTGTTTTTGTTCTGAGGGGCAAAGAATCTCCGGGACCCCGTGAAAACACTGACTAA
- a CDS encoding cyclic di-GMP phosphodiesterase, which yields MTVLIVEDDDITREAMGQYLKLSGIDVIEAENGEKAVELSKDVDVALVDVMLPGMSGIEVVNKIKAKNPSCVVFVVTAYDDTGIIKKCVEVGTDDFIKKPVNLELLRLKITHALRNRVFHLYRNSYLKSLKKKLFLLEKTAEEFFTEYEDFLFEVLEILNMLSEYRDMETHRHTERVGWLSGRIAEEMGMSEVFVTEIQFAAPLHDIGKIGIPDRILLKPGILTPEEFEIMKQHTTIGFKILSRSNSPILQLGAEIALTHHERWDGSGYPRGLKGREIPISGLIVAVADSFDAMVSKRPYKNPKPLEEAFREIESLSGKLYSPEVVEAFLKLEKEITDVYRREKDEDTSNNGRRSHQSSSGEGVEGIR from the coding sequence ATGACAGTACTGATCGTAGAGGATGATGACATCACGCGGGAAGCCATGGGACAGTATCTGAAACTCTCAGGCATCGACGTGATCGAAGCAGAAAACGGAGAGAAAGCCGTCGAACTTTCGAAAGACGTCGATGTCGCACTGGTGGATGTGATGCTTCCAGGGATGAGTGGAATAGAAGTGGTGAACAAGATAAAAGCGAAGAATCCATCCTGTGTGGTCTTCGTCGTAACTGCGTATGACGACACCGGAATAATAAAAAAATGTGTGGAGGTGGGAACCGACGATTTTATTAAAAAACCTGTCAATCTCGAACTGTTGAGACTGAAAATAACCCACGCACTCAGAAACAGAGTCTTCCATCTGTACAGAAACAGCTACCTGAAATCGTTGAAGAAAAAACTCTTTCTTTTGGAAAAGACCGCAGAGGAATTCTTCACAGAATACGAAGACTTCCTCTTTGAGGTTCTGGAAATATTGAACATGCTTTCCGAATACAGAGACATGGAAACACACAGACACACAGAGAGGGTTGGATGGCTCTCAGGAAGGATCGCTGAAGAGATGGGGATGAGCGAAGTTTTCGTCACAGAGATACAGTTTGCCGCTCCTCTCCACGATATTGGAAAGATCGGAATACCCGATAGAATCCTGCTGAAGCCTGGCATCCTCACACCGGAAGAATTCGAAATCATGAAACAACACACCACCATCGGATTCAAGATCCTCAGCCGGAGCAACTCCCCTATTCTTCAACTTGGAGCAGAAATCGCTCTCACACACCACGAAAGATGGGATGGGTCCGGATATCCCAGAGGACTGAAAGGAAGAGAAATACCCATTTCTGGTCTCATCGTAGCGGTGGCGGACAGTTTCGACGCCATGGTTTCCAAAAGACCCTACAAAAACCCAAAACCACTTGAAGAAGCGTTCAGAGAGATAGAATCCCTCTCCGGAAAGCTCTATTCACCAGAAGTAGTCGAAGCCTTCCTGAAACTGGAAAAAGAAATAACTGATGTCTACAGGAGGGAGAAGGATGAAGATACCTCCAACAACGGCAGGCGTTCACATCAGAGCTCCTCTGGAGAAGGTGTGGAGGGTATTCGTTAA